ATGATGAATCTCTGGTGAATTTTCTACATATTATGAGAAATTTAGGTATGGAAGAAGCACTTATAGATTTTGGAGTCGAAGATGGAGATACTGTAAAAATTGCTGATGTGGAGTTTGAGTACTTTGAGTAAGGCGATAGTAATAGCAGGACCTACTGGGGTTGGTAAGACTAAAATTTCTATAGAACTGGCTAAAAGGCTAGATGCAGATATTATATCAGCTGATTCTGCACAAGTATACAAAGGCTTAGATATAGGAACAGCAAAGATAACAGAACAGGAAAAAGAAGGAATAAAACATCATCTTATTGATATAGTTGAGCCAAATTTTAAATATAGTGTTGGAAGTTTTGAAAGGGAAGTTAATAAAATATTAAATAGCAATAAAAATAAAAATTTTTTAATTGTTGGAGGTACAGGGCTTTATATAAGTTCAATTACAGAAGGCTTGTCTGAACTTCCTGAAGCTGATGAAAGAATAAGAGCGAGTATGGCAAAAAAAGATAGTCAGTTTCTCTATGATTTACTTTTAAAACATGATGAAGAAGCAGCCAAAACTATTCATATAAGTAATAGACAAAGACTTGAAAGGGCATTGGAAGTATATTTACTTACAGGTGAAAAATTTTCTGTTCTTTCCAAAAAAAATGTAAAAAACAATAAATTTTCATTTTTAAAAATAGCTTTGGAAAGAGATAGAGAACATTTATATGAAAGAATAAATAGAAGAGTTGATTTGATGTTTGAACAAGGTTTAGAAGCTGAAGTTCAAAACTTATATAACATTTATGGAGATAAACTTTACAGTTTAAATATAATAGGTTATAGGGAACTTATATCCTATATAAAGGGTGAAATGGATTTAGAGAAAGCAAAATATGAGATAAAAAAAAATTCAAGACATTATGCTAAAAGGCAATTTACATGGTTTAGAGCTGATAAAGATTATAAATGGATAAATTTAGATAAAATATCAGAAGAAGCAGCTATTTATAAAATAATAGATTTTTATAAGAAAATCATATAATATAGTGGTTTTGAAATGTTGAAGAAAGTGCACTTGATAAAATAGGTATAATATGTTATTATTTACAAATAGGAGTATGTATTTATGAGTAAAAAAATAATAATTTTAATATTTACATTTTTTGTAATTGCTTGCTCCAATAAAACTGTTCAAAATAAATTTTCGGAAAGTCAAATTAGGAGCTTAAATATTTTTAGTCAAACTATAAAAGAGAATTTGAGTGTAAATAATTATGATTATCTGAAAGGTAATTCAAATAGAAGTATAAGAAATGACAAAATACTAACAGAAATAGAGAAAATAGATTTTTCAACAGCTAATATATTCATGTCTAAGGTAATATATAATGAAAAAATGCCATTTTCTATACTTGGAATTAATATAGGAGAGGATACTTTTTATTTTGAGCTTATATATAATTACAATTACTATAGTAAAAAATGGTTAATTTATAGGGTTAATGAGAGAAGGTGAGATTTTTTGAAAAAAACAAAAAATAGAATAAAAATCTGTATTTCATCATACCTTGAAAATTTAATTATTGTAAGAGCTATGGTTAGAGTTTATCTCAAAGAACACAATATTGATGAAACCGATACAGTTCAAATACTTTCAGTAGTTGATGAATTAGCTACGAATGCGATTGAACATGGGTATGGTTATAGTGATAGAGGAGAGATAAAAATAGTATTAAATATTTTTGAGAAAACAATCTTCTTAACAGTTGAGGACAGTGGAAAGGGTTACGAAATAAATCAAGATAGTAAAGAAGATGGTGGTTTAGGTTTGTTTATTGTTAAAAAGTTAGTAGATGTTTTTGAAATTGAAAAGAAAACAAAAGGAACTATCTTTAAAATTGAAAAGAAACTTAGGGAGGCAGTATAGTTATGGGAAATAATTTTGAAATTTTAGAAAGAATAAAAGACGATGTGCAAATAATAGAAATTATTGGAGAATTAGATGCCCTTGTTGCTCCTAAATTAAAGGAAACATTTAATAAATTAATTGAAAAGGACATTATTAAATATGTGGTTGATTTTAGAGGTCTAGTTCATATTAACAGTTTAGCTATGGGAGTTTTAAGAGGAAAGTTACAAGTAGTTAGAGAATTAGGTGGAGACATTAAGATAGCTAATCTTAATGACCACGTAAGAACTATATTTGAAACAATTGGATTGGACGAGATATTTGAAATTTATACAACCGAAGAGGAAGCGATAAGAAATTTTAAATAGGCCTTGTCTGGGAGGAATATAAAATGGACTCAATATTAATAATGGGAGTAGTAGCATTTTTAGCATTTGCTATTATGTTTTCGGTTGTCTACAAAAAATTTGTAGTTGACAGACAAATTGAAAAGCTAAATGACCTTGAAGATGAAGTGCAAAAAGCTAAAATAAAAGCTAAGGAAATACTTGAAGAAGCAGAAAAAGATGCCCATTCCAAGGCAAAAGAAATTGAAATAAAAGCTAAGGAAAAAGCCTATCAAATAAAGGAAGAAGCAGAAAAAGATGCAAAGAATGTAAAAAATGAAATTGCACAAAAAGAGGCAAGAATAGCAAAGAAAGAAGAAACTTTAGACACTAAGATTGAAAAAATAGAAAATAAAAGTTTAGAGTTGGAAAAAATAAGTGAAGAACTGGAAGAAAAAAGAGAAGAAATTGAAATTTTAAGAAAAAAAGAAGAAGAAGAGTTGACTAAAATTAGTGAACTTAGTAAGGAAGAAGCAAGAGAAATTTTATTAAATAAACTTAGAGGAGATTTGAGCCATGATATGGCAGTTACTATAAGAGAGTTTGAAAATAAAATTGAAGAAGAAAAAGATAGAATCAGCCAAAAGATACTATCGACTGCGATAGGTAAAGCGGCAGCTGATTATGTTGCAGATGCTACAGTTTCTGTTATAAATTTACCTAATGATGAAATGAAAGGTAGAATTATAGGAAGAGAAGGTAGAAATATAAGAACAATAGAAGCATTAACAGGAGTTGATGTAATTATAGATGATACACCTGAGGCAGTTGTGTTATCTTGTTTTGACGGAGTGAAAAGAGAAATAGCAAGGATGACCATTGAAAAGTTAATTACTGATGGAAGAATACATCCTGGTAAAATAGAAGAAATAGTTAACAAATGTAGAAAAGAGATTGAGAAAGAGATTATTATTGCAGGAGAGGAAGCTTTAATAGAGCTTTCAATACCTACAATGCATCCTGAAATAATAAAAACTTTAGGAAGATTAAAATATAGAACAAGCTATGGCCAAAATGTATTGACTCATTCGATAGAAGTTGCAAAAATAGCATCAACTCTAGCTTCAGAGATTGGAGCAGATGTTGAACTTGCAAAAAGAAGTGGACTACTTCATGATATAGGAAAAGTTCTTGTGAATGAAATAGAAACTTCTCACGCTATAGTTGGTGGAGAATTTATAAGAAAATTTGGTGAGAAACATGAAGTTGTTAATGCAGTTATGGCTCATCACAATGAAGTTGAATTTGAAACAGTAGAAGCAATTCTTGTTCAGGCAGCAGACGCTGTTTCAGCATCAAGACCTGGGGCAAGAAGAGAAACTTTGACTGCTTATATAAAGAGATTGGAGAATTTAGAAGAAATAGCAAATTCTTTCCAAGGTGTAGAATCATCTTATGCAATTCAAGCAGGAAGAGAGCTTAGAATAGTTATAAATCCTGATAGAGTAAGTGATGATGAAGCGACAATTATGTCAAGAGAAGTGGCAAAGAAAATAGAAGATACAATGCAATATCCGGGGCAAATAAAGGTTACAATCCTAAGAGAAACTAGAGCTGTGGAATATGCAAGATAAAAGTTAAGAAAAATTTAAAGTCGATTGGTTATTTAAACTCAATCGACTTTTTGTAAATATATAGGGAAAGTATAGATTTAAAAAATTTTATAAGGAGAAGAAAATGGACAAAGCAATGAATTTAAAAAAGATTGGACTTATCCATAGTAAATATATGAGCAGTGAAACTGCACCAAGGCAGGGTAGGTATTCGGATGAAGAATCTACAATAGAAATTTTTCCAGACTACATAAATGCCTTAGATGGTCTTCAAAAAGTAAAGTCCATAATAGTTTTATATTGGGGTGATAGAGCCAACAGAGAAGTATTAAGAACAACTCCTCCATTTATGACAGAAGAATATGGAGTATTCTCCACTAGATCACCACATAGACCTAATCCAATAGCTGTATGTGTATGTAATATTATTTCAATAGAGGATAATAAGATAAGGGTGAAGGGCTTAGACGCACTTAATGGAAGCCCTTTACTAGATATTAAAAGATATATCCCAAGAGTTGATACAGATGAAAATATTGAATAATAGTTACATAATAATATTTTAATTTTTTATATTTAATTACTTGAATAAAAAAAACTATAATTTTCAAATTCAATATAATTGAAAAATTTAAGTAAAATATTATATTGAAAATAGAGTTTTAAGCTCTTTTATATTATTTCTACTCACAGGGATAAGTTTATTATAATTTTTAATTTTTATTATCCAAGAGGAATTGGCCCATTGCTCAATTTCTGTTATTTTATCAAGATTTATTATATAAGAACGATGACATCT
The DNA window shown above is from Fusobacterium russii ATCC 25533 and carries:
- the miaA gene encoding tRNA (adenosine(37)-N6)-dimethylallyltransferase MiaA, translated to MWSLSTLSKAIVIAGPTGVGKTKISIELAKRLDADIISADSAQVYKGLDIGTAKITEQEKEGIKHHLIDIVEPNFKYSVGSFEREVNKILNSNKNKNFLIVGGTGLYISSITEGLSELPEADERIRASMAKKDSQFLYDLLLKHDEEAAKTIHISNRQRLERALEVYLLTGEKFSVLSKKNVKNNKFSFLKIALERDREHLYERINRRVDLMFEQGLEAEVQNLYNIYGDKLYSLNIIGYRELISYIKGEMDLEKAKYEIKKNSRHYAKRQFTWFRADKDYKWINLDKISEEAAIYKIIDFYKKII
- a CDS encoding ATP-binding protein, with the translated sequence MKKTKNRIKICISSYLENLIIVRAMVRVYLKEHNIDETDTVQILSVVDELATNAIEHGYGYSDRGEIKIVLNIFEKTIFLTVEDSGKGYEINQDSKEDGGLGLFIVKKLVDVFEIEKKTKGTIFKIEKKLREAV
- a CDS encoding STAS domain-containing protein, producing MGNNFEILERIKDDVQIIEIIGELDALVAPKLKETFNKLIEKDIIKYVVDFRGLVHINSLAMGVLRGKLQVVRELGGDIKIANLNDHVRTIFETIGLDEIFEIYTTEEEAIRNFK
- the rny gene encoding ribonuclease Y gives rise to the protein MDSILIMGVVAFLAFAIMFSVVYKKFVVDRQIEKLNDLEDEVQKAKIKAKEILEEAEKDAHSKAKEIEIKAKEKAYQIKEEAEKDAKNVKNEIAQKEARIAKKEETLDTKIEKIENKSLELEKISEELEEKREEIEILRKKEEEELTKISELSKEEAREILLNKLRGDLSHDMAVTIREFENKIEEEKDRISQKILSTAIGKAAADYVADATVSVINLPNDEMKGRIIGREGRNIRTIEALTGVDVIIDDTPEAVVLSCFDGVKREIARMTIEKLITDGRIHPGKIEEIVNKCRKEIEKEIIIAGEEALIELSIPTMHPEIIKTLGRLKYRTSYGQNVLTHSIEVAKIASTLASEIGADVELAKRSGLLHDIGKVLVNEIETSHAIVGGEFIRKFGEKHEVVNAVMAHHNEVEFETVEAILVQAADAVSASRPGARRETLTAYIKRLENLEEIANSFQGVESSYAIQAGRELRIVINPDRVSDDEATIMSREVAKKIEDTMQYPGQIKVTILRETRAVEYAR
- the tsaA gene encoding tRNA (N6-threonylcarbamoyladenosine(37)-N6)-methyltransferase TrmO, with protein sequence MDKAMNLKKIGLIHSKYMSSETAPRQGRYSDEESTIEIFPDYINALDGLQKVKSIIVLYWGDRANREVLRTTPPFMTEEYGVFSTRSPHRPNPIAVCVCNIISIEDNKIRVKGLDALNGSPLLDIKRYIPRVDTDENIE